Part of the Hydrogenispora ethanolica genome, CGCGCCATCAAATGGAGCAGCGCGAACTCCTTGGCCGAAAGCTCCACCGCTTCCCCCCGGACGGTGATGGTTTGCGCCCCCGGCTCGATCGTCAGCTCCGGGAAACGCATGACCCCGGATGACGCCAGTTTGCCGGTTCGCCGCAGCGCCACCAGCACCCTGGCGACCAGTTCCTTGGGGCTGAAGGGCTTGGTCACGTAGTCGTCCGCGCCGAGGTTGAATCCGGTCAGTTTCTCATGCTCCTGCCCCAAGGCGGTCAGAAAAATCACGGGCACAATGCGGGCCATTGCCTTGGCCACTTCCCAGCCGGAAAGGCCCGGCATCATGACGTCCAGGATCAGCAGGTCCGGCGTGTGCAGGGTCTCCATCTCCAGTGCCTGATCGCCATCGGCGGCTTCGAGGACCTGGAACCCCTCCCGCGCCAGATACCAGCCCACAATCTCGCGGATGTCCCTTTGGTCGTCGGCGATTAAGATTTTGATCATCCGGTTCTCCCCTTCGCGGCTTGGCCTTATTGGTATTGTAAGCACTAAAACTTGATGATATCACGGGTTTATGGCATGAATATGGCACGGGTTTCCGCTGCCCTAAAGTCTCCGCCCGGCTCCCGGGCGAGGAACCGTCGCGCCAGGCCGTCGACCCATTACCCTTTTGATGATATAGGGGATTTTTTGAGGCATAGCAATGGCTCAATATGGAAGGCCCCCAGAGTTATTCGCTGATGACCGCCCAGCGTGGAAGTCCGGTCCGGCCCCCGCAGATAAAACAATGTTTGATCCACTTCAAAGCCTTGTGGTTTCCCCTTTAAGGGGCAAGGGGTCGCGCTTCGCCTTTTTCAGCCTTTCGTTTGTCCCAACTTTGTTGGGGGGGTGGCTTATTCCCAAAAAGAGCTTGCCGAGCGACTGAGCAAGCTCTCTCATTCACAAAACCAGCTTGCTTATCCACAAAAAGAGCTTGCCGAGCGACTGAGCAAGCTCGCTTATTCACAAAACCAGCTTGCTTATCCACAAAAAGAGCTTGCCGAACGACTGAGCAAGCTCTCTCATTCACAAAACCAGCTTACTTATCCACAAAAAGAGCTTGCCGAACGACTGAGCAAGCTCTCTCATTCACAAAACCAGCTTGCTCATCCACAAAAAGAGCTTGCCGAACGACTGAGCAAGCTCGCTCATTCACAAAAAGAGCTTATTGAGCGATTGAAAGAACTCTTTTTCCACAAAGAGCGCTCGCCCAACGACTGAGCGAGCTCTCTTAATCACAAAACAAGCTCTCTAATGATTATCAAGTTCGCTCCGCTCACTCACGGAAGGGATTGAAGGAAAGTCACGATGCCGATGGTCCTAACTCTCGGCTTTGCGGCTGATGTCCATCCATGGACGCCGCAAGCTTAAGCCTTCCTGGCTCCGGCTTCCTGAATCGGGCAATGTCATCAAACAATAATCCCATATCTTGGGATTCAGTTTCAACGGTGCCTACGATGTAGACGATATGCGAGCCAACCGGGGCATGAATGCCCCGGCTACAAGATGGAAGTCCGAGCCAGGACGGCTAAAAGCAAGCACCCAGGGATGGCAGTACGCGCAGCCACTTCCCTGGCTAATTTTCAGCAGAATATTTTATCCCGTTTTTTAGGGCCTTTCAAGGTCCTTTCGTCTTGTAGCCGGGTGATTTATCGCCCGGTCGGCGTTCAATTTCGTCAGCTAAATTTTTCTACGATAGCTTGTGACATTGCCCCTTACCCCCGGTTCAAGTCCCGCTTATATTCCAGCGGGTTCTTGCCGTAATATTTCTTGAACATCTCGCTGAAATGCTTGGCGTCGTTGAAGCCGACCTCGGCGGCGATCTCGTAGGTCTTGGCCCCGGAGGTCAGCAAAATCCGCAAGGCCTGCTCCATCCGGACCCGCAATAGAAAATCTTTGAAATTCTCCCCAGTGTGCTTCTTAAAGAACGCGCTGAAATAATTGGGGTTCATGAAAGCGATGGCGGCGGCGGTCTCCAGGGTGATATTTTCCCGATAATGGGCGGCGATATAGTCCTTCACTTTTCTGAGGTCAGCGGTTTCCCAGCTTTTCAGCGCCGCCGCCAGCTGCCCGGGGAGGCCCTGAATATACCCGGCCGCCCGCGCGGCCAGTTGGGCAAAGGTTTCCGAGTCGCCCAACTCTTTTAAAA contains:
- a CDS encoding response regulator transcription factor; protein product: MIKILIADDQRDIREIVGWYLAREGFQVLEAADGDQALEMETLHTPDLLILDVMMPGLSGWEVAKAMARIVPVIFLTALGQEHEKLTGFNLGADDYVTKPFSPKELVARVLVALRRTGKLASSGVMRFPELTIEPGAQTITVRGEAVELSAKEFALLHLMARYPRTIFTREKLVANIWGYDFEGDDRTVDTTIKRVRHKLGAAGHYIVTVRGKGYKFEAEPE